A single Pseudoalteromonas phenolica DNA region contains:
- a CDS encoding carbon-nitrogen hydrolase yields MSNKLKVGIVQHSNSSDVTENTNKTVAEIKNAAAQGAKLIVLQELHRSLYFCQTEDTELFDLAETIPGSSTELYGELAKELNVVIVTSLFEKRATGLYHNTAVVLDTDGSIAGKYRKMHIPDDPGFYEKFYFTPGDLGFEPIQTSVGKLGVLVCWDQWFPEAARLMAMAGAELLIYPTAIGWDPRDDKDEQIRQRDAWIISQRAHAVANGVPVISVNRVGHEADPSGQSEGIQFWGNSFVAGPQGEMLLHADEKKEQTLTVEIDQARSESVRRIWPYLRDRRIEHYGDLQKIYRD; encoded by the coding sequence ATGTCTAACAAATTAAAAGTGGGCATTGTTCAACACAGTAACTCGAGTGACGTTACAGAAAACACAAATAAAACAGTCGCTGAAATTAAAAATGCCGCAGCGCAAGGAGCCAAACTTATTGTGCTTCAAGAGCTTCACAGAAGTCTCTATTTTTGCCAAACAGAAGATACAGAACTGTTTGATTTAGCAGAAACAATCCCTGGATCTTCAACTGAACTTTACGGTGAGCTCGCAAAAGAGCTGAATGTAGTTATTGTAACTTCTCTATTTGAAAAGCGTGCTACGGGTTTATACCACAATACAGCTGTTGTACTAGACACCGATGGCAGTATCGCTGGTAAATACCGAAAAATGCACATACCTGATGATCCTGGTTTTTACGAAAAGTTTTACTTTACACCTGGTGATTTGGGCTTTGAACCAATTCAAACGTCGGTTGGAAAATTAGGTGTATTAGTATGTTGGGATCAATGGTTCCCTGAAGCAGCACGTTTAATGGCAATGGCTGGCGCTGAGTTATTAATTTACCCTACAGCTATTGGCTGGGATCCTCGTGATGATAAAGATGAGCAAATTCGTCAACGTGACGCATGGATCATCTCACAACGTGCACACGCTGTTGCAAACGGAGTGCCTGTTATTTCAGTAAACCGTGTCGGGCATGAAGCAGATCCATCCGGTCAAAGTGAAGGCATTCAATTTTGGGGTAATTCCTTTGTAGCTGGTCCTCAAGGTGAAATGTTATTGCATGCTGATGAGAAAAAAGAACAAACCTTAACGGTAGAAATTGATCAGGCCCGTAGTGAATCTGTTCGCCGTATTTGGCCGTATCTACGTGACCGCCGTATAGAGCATTACGGTGACTTACAAAAAATTTATAGAGATTAA
- a CDS encoding agmatine deiminase family protein: protein MQFTLLPEWAEQDAIMLTWPHLDTDWSDILDKVEPVYVALCQQISQVEDVVIVAHNESLKAHILNLLKNHEVDLTKVHFVVTPCNDTWARDHGPITTQNAEGKLSIKDFTFTGWGNKFAAELDNKINKVLVNELAAPENDYDVVDMVLEGGGIEINEAGTLLTTTECLLNDNRNPELSKDDVEAILKDKLGAKDFLWVDHGYLAGDDTDSHIDTLVRFAPGNTLVYVGCDNENDEHYSALVKMAEQLRSFRTPSGEAYKLIDLPWPKAIFDDEGYRLPATYANYLIMNKTVLVPVYNDEKDALALKQIQIAYPEHTVIGVDCVPIIHQFGSLHCITMQLPKGFLKRI, encoded by the coding sequence ATGCAATTTACACTTTTACCAGAATGGGCCGAGCAAGATGCTATTATGCTAACTTGGCCTCATTTAGATACTGATTGGTCTGATATTTTAGACAAAGTTGAGCCTGTTTACGTCGCTTTATGCCAGCAAATCTCACAAGTGGAAGATGTGGTAATTGTTGCCCACAATGAATCACTTAAAGCTCATATTTTGAATTTACTAAAAAACCATGAAGTTGACCTTACAAAAGTTCATTTTGTAGTTACCCCATGCAATGATACTTGGGCACGAGATCATGGCCCTATCACAACCCAAAATGCTGAGGGTAAGTTATCCATTAAAGACTTCACCTTTACAGGTTGGGGCAATAAATTTGCCGCTGAACTGGATAATAAAATCAATAAAGTACTGGTCAATGAGCTTGCAGCACCTGAGAATGATTATGATGTCGTCGACATGGTGCTTGAAGGTGGCGGTATTGAAATTAATGAAGCGGGTACATTATTAACAACTACCGAGTGCTTGTTAAATGATAACCGCAACCCAGAATTGTCAAAAGATGACGTTGAAGCAATCTTAAAAGACAAATTAGGCGCTAAAGATTTCTTATGGGTCGATCACGGCTATTTAGCAGGTGATGACACCGACAGCCACATCGATACCCTAGTAAGATTTGCCCCCGGAAATACCTTAGTTTATGTTGGCTGCGATAATGAAAATGATGAACACTACTCTGCTTTAGTTAAAATGGCTGAACAGTTGCGTTCATTTCGAACACCTTCAGGTGAAGCTTACAAATTAATTGACTTGCCATGGCCAAAAGCTATTTTTGATGATGAAGGCTACCGCCTACCAGCAACCTACGCGAACTATTTAATCATGAACAAAACAGTACTCGTGCCTGTATATAATGATGAAAAAGATGCGCTTGCTCTTAAGCAAATTCAGATAGCTTATCCTGAACATACTGTGATTGGTGTTGATTGCGTACCAATCATTCATCAATTTGGCAGCTTACACTGTATTACTATGCAATTGCCGAAAGGCTTTTTAAAGAGGATTTAA
- a CDS encoding Na+/H+ antiporter family protein — MNSVLIGVLLMLGLSLARVNVIVAMTISALSAGLIAGLGLGDTLQAFNSGLSGGAEIALSYAMLGAFAVAISKSGLTLILADKLLSKVDKAHSKHMQTLSMLIMTIILACAIASQNLVPVHIAFIPILIPPLLVVFNKLQLDRRAIACILTFGLATSYMVLPYGFGGIYLYSILHKNLAENGLEIVNTEVPEAMIIPAIGMLVGLIIAVFFSYRKNREYSDKETENSSTKIEIENPKKVMIIGSIAVVCSLLAQNVSGSMILGGLVGVMIFSIFGIVKWEQSSDVFSQGVAMMAMIGFIMISAQGFASVMKATGDVASLVNTTADIVAGNKPLAAAMILLVGLLITMGIGSSFSTVPIIATLFVPLCLTLGFSPMATAALVGTAGALGDAGSPASDSTLGPTSGLNADGQHDHIKDSVVPTFIHFNIPLLVFGWIAAMVL, encoded by the coding sequence ATGAATTCAGTATTAATTGGGGTTTTACTCATGTTGGGCCTTTCTTTGGCCAGAGTGAACGTGATTGTCGCAATGACAATCAGTGCACTTTCTGCAGGTTTAATTGCAGGTCTAGGTTTAGGCGATACATTACAAGCATTTAACAGTGGTTTATCTGGTGGCGCAGAAATAGCATTAAGTTATGCCATGCTTGGTGCATTTGCAGTAGCGATATCAAAATCAGGCTTGACGCTAATTCTTGCAGATAAATTGCTGTCAAAAGTAGACAAAGCACACTCTAAACATATGCAAACGTTGAGTATGCTGATCATGACCATCATTTTGGCATGTGCGATTGCGTCACAAAATTTGGTCCCAGTACATATCGCGTTCATACCTATTTTGATCCCACCCTTATTGGTGGTCTTTAATAAGCTACAGCTTGATAGACGTGCTATTGCTTGTATTCTAACGTTTGGACTTGCGACTTCTTATATGGTTCTCCCTTATGGTTTTGGCGGTATTTATCTTTATTCAATTTTACATAAAAACTTAGCTGAAAATGGCTTGGAGATTGTGAATACAGAAGTACCAGAAGCCATGATAATTCCCGCAATCGGAATGCTAGTTGGCCTGATCATCGCGGTGTTTTTTAGTTATAGAAAAAATAGGGAATACTCAGACAAAGAAACAGAAAACTCATCAACTAAAATAGAAATCGAGAATCCAAAAAAGGTTATGATTATTGGCAGCATAGCTGTTGTATGCTCATTACTCGCGCAAAATGTCAGTGGTTCAATGATCTTAGGTGGCCTTGTAGGCGTGATGATTTTTAGCATATTCGGAATTGTAAAATGGGAACAAAGCTCCGATGTATTTAGTCAAGGTGTTGCCATGATGGCAATGATTGGCTTTATTATGATCTCAGCTCAAGGATTCGCGTCAGTGATGAAAGCAACGGGTGATGTTGCGAGTTTAGTTAACACCACGGCGGATATAGTCGCAGGCAATAAACCATTAGCAGCAGCAATGATTTTGCTCGTTGGCTTACTAATAACAATGGGGATTGGCAGCTCTTTCTCTACCGTGCCAATAATTGCAACTTTGTTTGTACCTTTGTGCTTAACACTTGGTTTTTCTCCAATGGCAACAGCTGCATTGGTTGGTACAGCTGGTGCACTTGGAGATGCAGGCTCCCCTGCTTCTGATTCTACTTTAGGCCCAACATCAGGACTCAATGCTGATGGTCAACATGATCATATTAAAGATTCTGTAGTCCCAACATTCATCCATTTCAATATTCCTTTATTAGTATTCGGTTGGATTGCGGCTATGGTGCTATAA
- a CDS encoding DUF58 domain-containing protein — MIKLPQPAWFDALLLKKHQGDSIKLKHDTIYVSPSKSGLGFLGIAVLNFILGINYQNNLILAVSYLMFVMLLMCLIYAFSNFNGLLIEVAGIKDDFADKRPSVTFKIDNQKQRYDIQIEHIETKEKSILKRIKSNEFLEVFLPVKRGKHTLGRFKILTHYPFGLVTIWSYLISDKHVYAYPIQIETELPKDSFILSEKGEKALDDYALAEDFNELKSYREGMSIHRISWRHFAKNKELLVKDYQAPDKSASYGFDFDKVSGTKEDKLSQLSFLVVQAEIAQQSYALKLPNRLITLSQGNNHKKQCLEALSEA; from the coding sequence ATGATTAAGCTGCCCCAACCCGCTTGGTTTGATGCTTTATTATTAAAAAAGCATCAAGGAGACAGTATAAAACTCAAGCATGACACCATTTATGTTTCACCATCTAAGTCAGGACTGGGCTTCTTAGGGATCGCAGTCTTAAACTTTATTTTAGGCATCAATTATCAAAATAATTTGATCTTGGCTGTGTCTTACTTAATGTTTGTAATGCTTCTCATGTGCTTAATATATGCATTTAGTAATTTCAATGGCTTGCTGATTGAAGTCGCAGGGATCAAAGATGATTTTGCAGATAAGCGACCATCGGTGACCTTTAAAATTGATAATCAAAAACAACGTTACGATATTCAGATAGAGCATATTGAAACAAAAGAAAAAAGTATTTTAAAAAGGATAAAAAGTAACGAGTTTTTAGAAGTGTTTCTGCCAGTTAAACGTGGTAAGCATACGCTTGGGCGTTTTAAGATCCTCACTCACTACCCGTTTGGACTAGTCACTATTTGGAGCTATTTGATAAGCGATAAACACGTCTATGCCTACCCTATACAAATTGAAACAGAGCTTCCAAAGGATAGTTTCATTCTTTCCGAAAAAGGCGAAAAAGCACTGGACGATTACGCTTTAGCTGAAGATTTTAATGAGTTAAAAAGTTATCGCGAAGGCATGAGTATACATAGAATATCTTGGCGACACTTTGCTAAAAATAAAGAGCTATTAGTTAAAGACTATCAAGCTCCGGATAAGTCAGCCAGTTATGGCTTTGATTTTGATAAAGTATCAGGCACTAAAGAAGATAAACTGTCACAGCTGAGTTTTTTAGTCGTACAGGCAGAAATCGCACAACAAAGTTACGCCCTTAAATTACCGAACCGACTCATTACTTTAAGCCAAGGAAATAATCATAAAAAGCAATGTTTGGAGGCGCTAAGTGAAGCTTAA
- a CDS encoding Y-family DNA polymerase, whose translation MYALIDATSFYASAERVFDLSIRKKPVVVLSNNDGCIVAASPEVKKLGVPKFEPYFKLKHILDRHNVVIRSSNYELYADLSDKMMAVINRFSDQHYVYSIDESFLKFDGYSDVVNSWYEYGHLIRRTVWRKTKLPVGVGFGPTPTLAKAANHAAKKFVGATGVAVIDSEKSRKQILANMTVSDIWGVGRRLTKQLKLFGIESALDLAKQNPKMMRKQFSVVLERTISELNGVSCLSWDDVKQRKKEVFSTRSFGERVESPFALKASLVTHCSIVAKKLRKQGSLTKRLIIFAHSSPHEDNYYKRSFIQKLAVPSNDSTVFAKQVELVFSQLFQPGVRYYKAGIGAIELEDDMHQQIDMFNVSDDKPELMQCLDTINKRYGSSSLRIATELQSNQWQMKRDWLSRRYTTRWPEIPLIKC comes from the coding sequence ATGTATGCGTTAATTGATGCCACCTCATTTTATGCTTCAGCTGAAAGAGTATTCGACTTATCAATACGCAAAAAGCCGGTAGTTGTACTGTCTAATAATGATGGCTGTATTGTTGCGGCATCTCCTGAAGTTAAAAAACTTGGAGTCCCAAAGTTTGAGCCTTATTTCAAATTAAAACACATTTTAGATAGGCATAATGTGGTGATCCGCTCCTCAAATTATGAGTTATATGCAGATTTAAGTGACAAGATGATGGCCGTTATTAACCGTTTTAGTGATCAACATTATGTGTATTCTATTGATGAATCATTTTTAAAGTTTGATGGCTACAGTGATGTGGTGAACTCTTGGTATGAATACGGTCACTTAATTCGCCGTACGGTTTGGCGCAAAACCAAGTTACCAGTGGGGGTCGGCTTCGGACCAACACCGACACTCGCGAAAGCTGCCAATCATGCGGCTAAGAAGTTTGTAGGTGCAACAGGTGTTGCAGTTATTGACAGTGAAAAATCTCGAAAGCAAATTTTAGCCAATATGACAGTATCGGACATTTGGGGCGTAGGGCGACGATTAACCAAGCAACTTAAGTTATTCGGTATCGAAAGTGCGCTAGATTTGGCTAAGCAAAATCCTAAAATGATGCGAAAACAATTTAGTGTTGTGTTGGAGCGAACGATATCAGAGCTTAACGGGGTGTCATGTTTATCATGGGATGATGTAAAACAGCGTAAAAAAGAAGTATTCAGCACCCGCAGTTTTGGTGAGCGTGTCGAAAGCCCATTCGCACTCAAGGCGTCACTAGTAACGCATTGCTCAATAGTGGCCAAGAAGCTACGAAAACAAGGCTCTTTAACGAAGCGATTAATCATCTTTGCTCATAGCTCACCACATGAAGATAATTACTATAAAAGGTCATTTATTCAAAAACTTGCTGTGCCATCGAATGACAGTACGGTATTTGCCAAACAAGTCGAGTTGGTATTCAGCCAATTATTCCAACCAGGTGTGCGATATTACAAAGCGGGTATTGGCGCCATTGAACTCGAAGACGATATGCACCAACAAATTGATATGTTTAATGTTTCTGACGATAAGCCAGAGCTTATGCAGTGCTTAGATACAATCAATAAACGCTACGGCAGCAGTAGCTTACGTATTGCCACAGAGTTACAAAGCAATCAGTGGCAAATGAAAAGAGATTGGTTATCAAGAAGATATACAACGAGGTGGCCAGAAATCCCACTGATAAAATGCTAA
- a CDS encoding response regulator: MEFVRPLEPILIIDDSVEAREYLGNILEELGFEEVSGSEDFESAKHLLETNPPNLIFLDIELPNTNGTGILEYLNDHYPKSHVIMCSGHNSLECVQNTWECGAKDFIEKPFNAKKVDTVLKRLELIT; this comes from the coding sequence ATGGAATTTGTTAGACCACTGGAACCTATCCTAATTATTGACGACTCTGTTGAAGCCCGTGAGTATTTAGGCAATATCTTAGAAGAGCTCGGTTTTGAAGAAGTATCTGGTTCTGAAGACTTTGAGTCAGCAAAACATCTCCTTGAAACAAATCCGCCAAACTTAATTTTCCTCGATATTGAGCTCCCAAATACAAACGGCACAGGTATTTTAGAATACTTGAACGATCACTATCCTAAATCGCACGTTATTATGTGTTCTGGCCATAATAGTCTTGAATGTGTACAAAACACTTGGGAATGTGGTGCTAAAGACTTCATTGAAAAGCCATTTAATGCCAAGAAAGTTGATACTGTATTAAAAAGATTAGAATTAATTACATGA
- a CDS encoding PilZ domain-containing protein → MSSNLKEEFSAYFQVEEANQVNLFAVEESEVPQTKQALELSIPPLFRLANEVNELDVNALRPLRNLGDVASELAEYLKAQSRKIDLIMSHILATEQPDDSNQYCDSYGGGGLKVTCSSPFAVGQNLRTKIFLNHEASAIYCYTQVIHVEYLGENQYQHTLAFVQIRDDDQELMVRASLHAQTRQLKKKQNK, encoded by the coding sequence ATGAGCAGCAACTTAAAAGAAGAATTTAGTGCCTATTTTCAAGTAGAAGAAGCAAATCAAGTCAATCTGTTTGCTGTAGAAGAAAGTGAAGTGCCACAAACTAAACAAGCGCTAGAACTTTCCATCCCTCCACTTTTTAGATTGGCAAATGAAGTCAATGAATTAGACGTAAATGCATTAAGACCACTGAGAAATTTAGGAGATGTTGCTTCTGAGCTTGCTGAATATTTAAAAGCACAGTCTCGAAAAATTGACCTTATAATGAGTCATATACTCGCAACTGAACAACCCGACGACAGCAATCAATATTGCGATAGTTATGGCGGTGGCGGTCTTAAAGTAACATGTTCTTCCCCCTTTGCTGTTGGTCAGAACTTAAGAACCAAGATTTTTTTGAATCATGAAGCCAGTGCGATTTATTGTTATACACAAGTCATTCACGTTGAATATTTAGGTGAAAATCAATATCAGCATACTTTGGCTTTTGTACAAATAAGAGACGATGATCAAGAGTTAATGGTCAGAGCAAGTCTACACGCACAAACCCGTCAGCTAAAAAAGAAGCAAAATAAGTAA
- a CDS encoding transglutaminaseTgpA domain-containing protein — translation MKLNQIACSLIYLLLAWIMASDLGFVIVSFITGLFIAYELNRVIYKKTITGGIINGSALAGIALLMGFVGIKNSVAFFVSMMLLASLLKIYQAQSERQTMQVFVLNFFTIPCLFIFSQNFFSALLVFILIGVNLALMLIHQYEFSAKEAAKNAFGKLALTIPISVLLVLFIPKLPAFWQLPGPNSAKTGLSENVDPFEISKLSESNELVFRAIFPKEQNIEGPFYWRALVHDEFDGTRWNMSSLQSVSANYQANDNTYSYTIIAEPSHLKWLYALDKMTTQQDLVATNVFGLPYRKRPVSSAFEYNVFDVVDTQDTSINRWQYEQNIQLPSGLNPQAKALAEKFDKKSNNTAEFIGLLRNYILEQGFTYTLNPPISQSKNKIDEFLFNNKAGFCGHYASTIAMMMRSVGIPARLVSGYLGGEFNAKNNYYSIYQYDAHAWLEYYVPNQGWLELDPTAWVSPERLNGSLSQHSQLSEELKSNIGMTLMGLSDVALVNWLRLQLESFDYQWTRWVLNFDDQKQSSFLKNIFGERAKILSGIAVIIGLCLLFALVYWVLQRNSNQPTPLPVKLLRKLQLRAFGEFDNTKTPGQIISAIHDKYPKIETELNSFLHEFEKVRYGNKSELAELKKHYLVLTKRFKNNKRD, via the coding sequence GTGAAGCTTAATCAAATTGCTTGTTCTCTCATTTACTTATTACTTGCTTGGATAATGGCAAGTGATCTTGGTTTCGTTATCGTGTCTTTTATTACGGGCTTATTTATAGCTTACGAGTTAAATAGAGTAATTTACAAGAAGACCATAACTGGCGGTATCATCAATGGCAGTGCTTTAGCGGGTATTGCACTGTTGATGGGGTTTGTTGGTATTAAAAACTCAGTCGCATTCTTTGTTTCTATGATGTTACTTGCATCGTTGCTCAAAATCTATCAAGCGCAAAGTGAAAGACAGACCATGCAGGTGTTTGTACTTAATTTTTTTACTATTCCCTGCTTATTTATTTTTTCACAAAATTTCTTCTCAGCCCTGCTAGTGTTTATATTGATTGGAGTAAATTTAGCTTTGATGCTGATCCATCAATATGAGTTTTCAGCAAAAGAAGCTGCTAAAAACGCATTCGGTAAATTAGCTTTAACCATTCCAATAAGCGTACTGTTAGTACTTTTTATTCCAAAGCTGCCTGCATTTTGGCAACTTCCAGGACCTAACTCTGCTAAAACTGGTTTGTCAGAAAACGTTGATCCGTTTGAAATTTCAAAATTGTCAGAATCAAATGAGTTAGTCTTCAGGGCTATTTTTCCAAAAGAGCAAAATATAGAAGGTCCCTTTTATTGGCGAGCACTTGTACATGATGAGTTTGATGGTACGCGTTGGAATATGTCATCGCTTCAAAGTGTTTCAGCTAATTATCAAGCAAACGATAATACATATAGCTACACCATTATTGCAGAGCCAAGTCACTTAAAGTGGTTATACGCGTTAGATAAAATGACCACGCAACAAGACTTAGTCGCTACAAATGTATTCGGCCTTCCATATCGAAAACGCCCTGTCAGTTCAGCCTTTGAATACAATGTTTTCGATGTAGTTGATACTCAGGACACTAGTATTAACCGTTGGCAATACGAACAAAACATTCAACTCCCTAGTGGTTTAAATCCTCAAGCAAAAGCCTTAGCTGAAAAGTTTGATAAAAAAAGTAATAATACAGCAGAGTTTATTGGTTTATTAAGAAATTATATTTTGGAGCAAGGCTTCACCTACACACTGAATCCTCCAATCAGCCAGTCAAAAAATAAAATTGATGAATTTTTATTTAACAACAAAGCAGGATTTTGCGGACATTATGCCTCAACGATAGCCATGATGATGCGCAGTGTGGGTATCCCAGCTAGGTTAGTATCGGGTTACTTAGGCGGTGAGTTTAATGCCAAGAACAACTACTATAGTATTTATCAATATGATGCACACGCTTGGCTGGAATACTACGTGCCTAATCAAGGTTGGCTTGAATTAGATCCTACAGCTTGGGTATCACCCGAGCGTTTAAATGGCTCCTTATCACAACATAGCCAACTGTCGGAAGAATTAAAAAGTAATATTGGCATGACATTGATGGGGTTATCTGATGTCGCATTGGTAAACTGGTTGCGTTTGCAACTAGAGTCATTTGATTATCAATGGACCCGATGGGTTCTAAATTTTGATGACCAAAAACAAAGTAGTTTTCTTAAAAATATATTTGGTGAAAGAGCTAAGATACTTTCAGGTATCGCCGTAATTATAGGGCTTTGCCTGTTATTCGCATTAGTATATTGGGTATTGCAACGTAATTCGAATCAACCTACCCCCTTGCCTGTTAAACTGTTACGAAAACTACAACTTCGTGCTTTTGGTGAATTTGATAATACTAAAACGCCTGGACAAATCATTTCGGCTATTCATGACAAGTATCCGAAAATAGAAACTGAGCTGAATAGTTTTTTACATGAATTCGAAAAAGTCCGATACGGGAATAAAAGTGAATTAGCAGAATTAAAAAAACATTATTTAGTATTAACAAAACGATTTAAAAACAATAAAAGAGATTAG
- a CDS encoding S66 family peptidase translates to MKIPTKLKEGCKIAVCTFSSPVPLSFEKRFQECIKTLKSFGLDVYVDENVLSDQAISKQCIANSLNKYLCDDKYDAVIPPWGGDFALEVLPLLDWETIAKSKPKWIFGFSDISTLATAITSRVGWYTIHSANFMQIAGNEDCNYVKSLFDLLFNAAQGYSFEQKSSSFHEFDYPDYQSEPLSSYSLDTLSELIIINNNEQTTLKGSLIGGCIDTLQLTMGSEFLSLKNMWDSKDIIVYLENAELSPTQYKRALLSLKIKGFFSNCSCILIGRNKFEYSNYKLGNEEFILNEVFADLSIPVFGNLDIGHVSPNLTLVNGATTLVNFAKNKIIIKQELM, encoded by the coding sequence ATGAAGATCCCAACTAAATTAAAAGAAGGGTGTAAAATTGCAGTTTGCACCTTTTCATCACCAGTACCTCTGAGCTTTGAAAAGCGTTTTCAAGAATGTATCAAAACTTTAAAGTCATTTGGTCTTGACGTTTATGTTGATGAAAATGTCTTATCTGATCAGGCTATTTCAAAACAGTGCATTGCAAATTCATTAAATAAATATCTATGTGACGATAAGTATGATGCGGTTATTCCACCATGGGGCGGAGATTTTGCTTTAGAAGTTTTGCCTTTGCTCGACTGGGAAACTATCGCTAAATCAAAACCAAAGTGGATTTTTGGATTTTCTGACATTAGTACTTTGGCAACAGCTATTACTAGTAGAGTAGGTTGGTATACCATTCATAGTGCTAACTTTATGCAAATTGCAGGAAATGAAGATTGTAATTATGTTAAATCACTGTTTGATTTACTTTTTAACGCAGCACAGGGTTATTCGTTTGAGCAGAAGTCTTCTTCTTTTCATGAATTTGATTATCCAGATTATCAAAGTGAGCCGTTGTCGTCTTATTCTTTAGATACATTGAGTGAATTAATCATCATTAATAATAATGAACAAACAACATTAAAAGGTTCATTAATTGGAGGATGTATTGACACACTTCAGCTTACAATGGGGTCGGAATTTTTGTCTCTTAAAAATATGTGGGATTCAAAAGACATCATAGTTTATTTAGAAAATGCCGAGTTAAGTCCAACACAATATAAGCGTGCACTTTTGAGTCTTAAAATTAAAGGTTTCTTTTCGAATTGTAGTTGTATTTTAATTGGCAGAAATAAATTCGAGTATTCGAATTATAAACTTGGAAATGAAGAATTTATTTTGAATGAAGTGTTTGCTGATCTAAGCATTCCGGTTTTCGGAAACTTAGACATTGGCCATGTTTCTCCTAATTTGACACTAGTAAATGGTGCGACAACGCTGGTTAATTTTGCAAAAAATAAAATAATCATTAAACAAGAGTTAATGTAA
- a CDS encoding GGDEF domain-containing protein, with amino-acid sequence MEFNTSLSHSAQCLKQAIPLLVKYKIPVTPINYAIWYCYVLGSNVDLNTELDNILAEHGTCSASSARYLFDKYLSDKDLELFYQLSEDFQGTLESVQADIDSTLASSQSFNSALLLCKSNLNSLDKNDISSFDNVLSYVDKLTEESVLMQQTASSFQKKLQAAYSEISELKQALVSSQEAAITDQLTGLLNRGKFDQDIALHISQYINTNAISKTLIFVDIDHFKQFNDDFGHQKGDDVLKVVANKLSRHCTNKASAYRYGGEEFCILADFKSVSEALNFCQAIRKDIEKLSVKGKKTGKSIRNITASFGIAFYKEKQNLEDFISCADKALYLAKAHGRNRVEIAPAI; translated from the coding sequence ATGGAATTTAATACCTCTTTATCTCATTCAGCCCAGTGTCTTAAGCAGGCTATTCCGCTCCTGGTCAAATATAAAATACCGGTAACGCCTATTAATTATGCTATTTGGTACTGCTATGTTTTAGGAAGTAATGTAGATTTAAATACCGAGCTTGATAATATTTTAGCCGAGCACGGTACATGTTCGGCATCATCTGCTCGATATTTATTTGACAAATATCTATCTGATAAAGACTTAGAGTTATTTTATCAATTATCTGAGGATTTTCAGGGCACACTAGAGTCTGTTCAAGCTGATATTGATTCAACGCTTGCAAGTTCTCAAAGTTTTAATTCTGCTTTGCTATTATGCAAGTCTAATCTAAATTCGTTAGACAAAAATGATATATCTAGCTTTGATAATGTATTAAGTTATGTAGATAAATTAACTGAAGAATCAGTTCTAATGCAACAAACTGCTTCTTCATTTCAAAAGAAATTACAAGCTGCATACAGCGAGATCTCTGAATTAAAGCAAGCACTTGTAAGCTCACAAGAAGCAGCAATAACAGATCAGCTTACAGGTTTATTAAATCGAGGTAAGTTCGATCAGGATATTGCCTTACATATTAGCCAGTATATTAATACCAACGCTATATCTAAAACTCTTATCTTTGTAGATATTGATCACTTCAAACAATTTAATGATGATTTCGGTCATCAAAAAGGCGATGACGTTTTAAAAGTTGTTGCTAATAAGTTATCTAGACATTGCACGAACAAAGCCAGTGCGTACAGATACGGTGGTGAGGAGTTTTGCATCTTAGCTGACTTTAAAAGTGTAAGTGAGGCACTAAATTTCTGCCAAGCTATCAGAAAAGATATAGAAAAGTTATCGGTCAAAGGCAAGAAAACTGGAAAATCAATTCGCAATATCACAGCAAGCTTTGGCATTGCCTTTTATAAAGAAAAGCAAAACCTCGAAGATTTTATTTCATGTGCTGATAAAGCTTTATATCTTGCTAAAGCTCACGGAAGAAATAGAGTCGAAATTGCACCAGCTATTTAA